In bacterium, a single window of DNA contains:
- the nuoM gene encoding NADH-quinone oxidoreductase subunit M: protein MPASPGTDVQTAWISILLVLPLLGVAALYFQKSENNPQHFLTAQLSAVLTFLASLGLLFTFSGDSGAGFRLVESYPWIPGLGATWKVGVDGISLWLVLLTTLLMPLAIRSTHGVDTPKRYRQFLMLLLGLETALIGVFVALDLILFYLFWEAVLIPMYFLIGIWGGQHRVNSAMKFFVYTMIGSLLMLVAIFALWHVSASKSFDYTILLTDPGITSLTAGQQWWLFGAFALAFAIKVPLFPVHTWLPDAHTDAPTAGSILLAGVLLKMGTYGLLRFNLPLFPLATPAWAPWLAALAIIGIIYAAWIAAAQTDIKRLVAYSSVSHMGFVVLGILAVNEIGATGATLQMINHGITTGALFMLVGFLYDRRHTREIAEFRGIIQVMPVFAICFWITLFASIGLPGLNGFPGEFMIFMGVAQQSREWMILSVTGVIWGAIYMLWLYQRVFLGKVDATSANARLTDLTPGELTAIVPLLALMVLLGLFSPVVTRSMGPSISHLIAFSTTNEFGQIPGRLAPKAAVTPTAEPADAAPVETDAAEVTDAVASGESASDAAATTDAEPIDTPTDTEPVADPESPVSDEAADADQPAGEGTNE, encoded by the coding sequence ATGCCTGCCTCCCCCGGCACCGACGTGCAAACCGCCTGGATCAGCATCCTGCTGGTGCTCCCCCTCCTTGGAGTGGCGGCGCTCTACTTTCAGAAATCGGAAAACAACCCGCAGCACTTCCTGACTGCCCAGCTCTCGGCGGTCCTGACCTTCCTCGCGAGCCTCGGCCTCCTCTTCACCTTCTCTGGCGACAGCGGGGCAGGCTTCCGACTGGTGGAAAGTTACCCCTGGATTCCCGGGCTGGGCGCGACCTGGAAAGTCGGGGTTGATGGCATCAGCCTCTGGCTGGTCCTCCTCACGACCCTCCTGATGCCACTGGCGATTCGCTCGACTCATGGGGTGGACACGCCGAAGCGCTATCGGCAGTTCCTCATGCTTCTGTTGGGGCTGGAGACCGCGCTGATTGGGGTCTTTGTCGCGCTGGACCTGATCCTCTTCTACCTCTTCTGGGAAGCGGTCCTGATTCCGATGTACTTCCTCATCGGCATCTGGGGAGGACAGCACCGGGTTAACAGCGCGATGAAGTTCTTCGTCTACACGATGATCGGCTCCCTGCTGATGCTGGTCGCCATCTTCGCCCTCTGGCATGTGTCGGCTTCGAAGTCCTTTGACTACACCATCCTCCTGACCGATCCCGGCATCACATCGCTCACTGCGGGGCAGCAGTGGTGGCTCTTTGGAGCGTTCGCGCTGGCCTTCGCCATCAAAGTGCCGCTCTTCCCGGTCCACACCTGGCTGCCAGACGCCCACACCGACGCTCCTACTGCGGGGTCAATCCTGTTGGCGGGTGTCCTGCTGAAAATGGGGACCTACGGGCTCCTCCGATTCAATCTGCCGCTGTTTCCGCTGGCGACTCCGGCCTGGGCTCCCTGGCTGGCTGCGCTGGCGATCATCGGCATCATCTACGCCGCCTGGATTGCTGCGGCGCAGACCGACATCAAGCGACTGGTGGCGTATTCCTCGGTAAGTCACATGGGCTTCGTGGTCTTGGGGATCCTGGCGGTCAACGAAATCGGAGCCACGGGCGCGACGCTCCAGATGATCAACCACGGCATCACGACCGGGGCATTGTTCATGCTGGTCGGGTTCCTGTACGACCGCCGACATACCCGGGAGATTGCGGAGTTTCGCGGCATCATCCAGGTGATGCCGGTCTTTGCGATCTGTTTCTGGATCACTCTGTTCGCGAGCATTGGACTACCAGGGCTCAACGGCTTCCCTGGCGAGTTCATGATCTTCATGGGTGTCGCCCAGCAGAGTCGGGAGTGGATGATCCTCTCGGTGACGGGCGTCATCTGGGGCGCGATCTACATGCTCTGGCTCTACCAGCGAGTCTTCCTCGGAAAAGTCGATGCCACCAGCGCCAATGCCCGGCTGACCGATCTGACACCAGGCGAACTGACAGCCATCGTGCCGCTCCTCGCCCTCATGGTTTTGTTGGGGCTCTTCTCTCCAGTCGTGACCCGCAGCATGGGGCCGAGCATCTCGCATCTGATCGCCTTCAGCACCACCAACGAGTTTGGTCAGATCCCTGGCCGACTTGCCCCCAAAGCCGCAGTTACACCGACGGCCGAGCCTGCCGATGCTGCTCCAGTGGAGACAGATGCGGCTGAGGTTACGGATGCGGTTGCGTCCGGGGAATCCGCCAGTGACGCTGCTGCCACCACTGACGCTGAGCCGATCGATACTCCAACAGACACTGAACCCGTGGCGGATCCGGAATCGCCGGTGAGCGACGAAGCCGCAGATGCCGATCAGCCGGCAGGGGAGGGGACCAATGAATAA
- the nuoL gene encoding NADH-quinone oxidoreductase subunit L: MDQVLALSIPLLPLLGFVVLGLFKGLRPSQVATIAVGTVAGSFLCTLILFLSHLHLTEPLVFTYFPWISAGPLAIDFALQLDQLSLVMSLIVTGVGSLIHWYATAYMAPHQPADHGHHQPAAGHGKRVDDLGYSRFFSYLNLFTGLMLVLVLAANYVLMFVGWEGVGLASYLLIGFYYEKWSATQAGKKAFLVNRVGDFFFMTGLVLLLASPIGQNAAGQITAAYTDILPRAMELLTSSNYLLRGELLALVTAITLCFFLGASGKSAQIPLFVWLPDAMEGPTPVSALIHAATMVTAGVYLVVRSNFLFLMSPTTMAVIGIVAALTAFFAATIALTQYDIKRVLAYSTISQLGFMFIGAGLGAFIPAIFHLMTHAFFKACLFLGAGSVIHGMEHETGSHDPAVVQDMRHMGGLKERMPVTHWTMLVSCLAIAGFPLTAGFFSKDAILHESWIYPFAPDTVRLLVILLGYVTAFLTAVYMFRMYYLTFHGSWRGVPASDPHSAAAHHQPYGSLESPLPMIAPLQVLGSLALISGFLMFAPVFMPFEHYLAPVVHKAQVIALQTRALPGHTPLWGPAALAAGADHHGDDHHDDKTHGETDLLPKTIALPHATWGNSWPFYLISTLLALAGISLARSIWGTDPSQTARYKQQWATWYALASQAWKVDQAYHALFIRPGMRMFDALWKGVDEGFIDDTVVEGSGRVALAFGRESRRLQGGYLRLYAFYIVAGLVALLFIGWLVSQQGRG; the protein is encoded by the coding sequence ATGGATCAGGTACTGGCCCTCAGCATCCCGCTGCTGCCCCTGTTGGGGTTTGTGGTGCTGGGGCTGTTTAAAGGACTCCGCCCCTCCCAGGTCGCGACCATCGCGGTCGGGACCGTGGCTGGCAGTTTTCTCTGTACCCTGATCCTTTTCCTCAGTCATCTCCACCTGACTGAGCCCCTGGTTTTCACCTACTTCCCCTGGATCAGCGCGGGACCCCTTGCGATCGACTTTGCCCTGCAGCTGGATCAGCTCAGCCTGGTGATGTCCCTGATCGTCACCGGGGTCGGGAGCCTGATTCACTGGTACGCCACGGCGTACATGGCGCCGCATCAGCCAGCGGACCACGGTCACCATCAGCCCGCAGCTGGTCATGGCAAGCGGGTTGATGACCTGGGCTACAGCCGGTTCTTCAGCTACCTCAACCTCTTCACCGGTCTGATGCTGGTGCTGGTGCTGGCGGCCAACTATGTCCTGATGTTTGTGGGCTGGGAAGGAGTCGGGCTCGCCTCGTATCTCCTCATCGGCTTCTACTACGAGAAGTGGTCCGCGACTCAGGCGGGCAAGAAAGCCTTCCTGGTCAACCGGGTCGGGGACTTCTTCTTCATGACCGGACTGGTACTGCTCCTGGCCAGCCCCATTGGGCAGAACGCCGCCGGGCAAATCACTGCTGCGTACACCGACATCCTGCCCCGGGCGATGGAACTGCTGACCTCTTCAAACTACCTGCTCAGGGGCGAACTTCTCGCGCTGGTCACGGCCATCACCCTCTGCTTCTTCCTGGGAGCAAGCGGCAAGAGCGCGCAGATTCCGCTCTTTGTCTGGCTCCCTGATGCCATGGAGGGGCCGACCCCAGTCTCGGCCCTCATTCATGCCGCGACTATGGTGACCGCCGGTGTCTACCTGGTGGTCCGCTCCAACTTCCTCTTCCTGATGAGCCCCACTACGATGGCGGTCATCGGAATCGTCGCAGCGCTGACGGCCTTTTTTGCCGCAACCATCGCGCTCACCCAGTACGACATCAAGCGGGTGCTGGCGTACTCCACCATCTCGCAGCTCGGTTTCATGTTCATCGGAGCAGGCCTCGGGGCCTTCATTCCGGCGATCTTCCACCTGATGACCCATGCCTTCTTCAAGGCCTGTCTCTTCCTGGGGGCGGGGTCCGTGATCCACGGCATGGAACACGAGACAGGCTCCCATGACCCCGCCGTGGTGCAGGACATGCGTCACATGGGCGGCCTAAAAGAGCGGATGCCGGTGACGCACTGGACGATGCTGGTCAGCTGTCTGGCCATCGCTGGATTCCCGCTGACCGCCGGGTTCTTCTCCAAAGACGCCATCCTGCATGAAAGCTGGATCTACCCCTTCGCGCCCGATACGGTCCGCCTGCTGGTCATCCTCCTCGGCTATGTCACCGCGTTCCTGACGGCGGTTTACATGTTCCGGATGTATTACCTGACCTTTCACGGTTCCTGGCGTGGTGTGCCAGCTTCGGACCCGCACAGTGCAGCAGCCCACCACCAACCATACGGATCCCTGGAATCGCCGCTGCCGATGATCGCGCCGTTACAGGTGCTGGGGAGCCTCGCGCTCATCAGTGGATTTCTGATGTTCGCCCCGGTATTCATGCCGTTCGAGCACTATCTGGCTCCCGTGGTCCACAAGGCGCAGGTAATCGCTCTTCAGACTCGCGCCCTGCCGGGGCACACGCCGTTGTGGGGGCCCGCCGCGCTGGCTGCGGGGGCGGATCATCACGGGGATGACCATCACGACGACAAAACGCATGGCGAGACTGACCTGCTGCCGAAAACCATCGCCCTGCCGCATGCGACCTGGGGCAACAGCTGGCCGTTCTATCTGATCTCCACCCTCCTGGCACTGGCCGGGATCAGCCTGGCACGCTCCATTTGGGGTACTGACCCTTCGCAGACCGCCAGATACAAACAGCAGTGGGCGACGTGGTATGCCCTCGCGTCCCAGGCCTGGAAGGTCGATCAGGCCTATCACGCGCTCTTCATCCGGCCGGGAATGCGCATGTTTGATGCCCTCTGGAAGGGTGTCGATGAAGGCTTCATCGACGACACCGTCGTGGAGGGGAGCGGACGAGTCGCGCTTGCCTTCGGCCGGGAGTCCCGCCGACTGCAGGGCGGCTACCTGCGGCTCTATGCCTTCTACATCGTGGCGGGGCTGGTCGCCCTCCTCTTTATCGGCTGGCTCGTCAGCCAGCAGGGGAGGGGATAA
- a CDS encoding NADH-quinone oxidoreductase subunit 11, with amino-acid sequence MPTLLPAPTAQSCLLIISTLLAIIGLAGVLLRRNPLVVLMSIELMLNAANLALVTSARMYGGLHLEAQVIALMIMAIAAAEVGVGLALVVMIFKATPRADVDELHELHG; translated from the coding sequence ATGCCAACCCTCCTGCCTGCTCCCACCGCCCAGTCCTGCCTGCTGATCATCAGTACGCTGCTCGCCATCATTGGCCTCGCCGGCGTCCTGCTGCGACGGAATCCGCTGGTGGTGCTGATGAGCATCGAGCTCATGCTGAACGCCGCCAATCTGGCTCTGGTGACCAGTGCCCGGATGTATGGCGGGCTCCACCTGGAGGCGCAGGTGATCGCCCTCATGATCATGGCGATTGCTGCCGCCGAAGTCGGTGTGGGCCTCGCCCTGGTGGTCATGATCTTTAAAGCAACCCCCCGTGCCGATGTGGATGAACTCCACGAACTGCACGGGTAA
- the nuoJ gene encoding NADH-quinone oxidoreductase subunit J, protein MGWLEVAVLFLLGVLAIAGALSMVLHRDPIRAALGLLVTMVTLGLIYLLLAAPFVGFVQLVVYAGAIVVLFLLAMMNFPVAPLAADALAWMRPWGLGLLIALGLGLQQMLIRFPLAPRMMPVDGTPEGIGGILLGKYIYLFQLAGLLLLVSLVAAIYLTREAEPEPNFDLDPEELEGSTTAH, encoded by the coding sequence ATGGGCTGGCTGGAAGTCGCGGTCCTGTTCCTCCTGGGTGTCCTGGCGATTGCCGGAGCATTGTCGATGGTGCTGCACCGCGACCCCATTCGTGCCGCCCTGGGCCTCCTCGTCACGATGGTGACCCTGGGACTGATTTATCTCCTGCTCGCCGCGCCGTTCGTCGGCTTCGTGCAGCTGGTGGTCTACGCGGGAGCGATTGTCGTCCTCTTTCTGCTGGCGATGATGAACTTTCCAGTTGCGCCCCTGGCCGCCGATGCCCTGGCCTGGATGCGCCCGTGGGGACTGGGACTCCTGATCGCCCTGGGGCTCGGGCTACAGCAGATGCTTATCCGCTTTCCCCTCGCGCCGCGCATGATGCCGGTCGATGGCACCCCGGAAGGGATCGGCGGCATCCTGCTGGGCAAGTACATCTACCTCTTCCAGCTGGCGGGGCTCCTGCTGCTGGTCTCCCTGGTCGCCGCGATCTACCTGACACGGGAAGCTGAGCCGGAACCCAATTTTGACCTCGATCCCGAGGAACTGGAGGGCTCCACGACCGCGCATTAG
- the nqo9 gene encoding NADH-quinone oxidoreductase subunit 9, with the protein MTIRDDARAFWREAGPAISAILSGMGATFRHFWGPAVTYQYPEQKKPVALRHRGLHVLQRYADGLERCVGCHLCSAACPADAIFVEAAENDPAHPVSPGERYAKTYEINLLRCIFCGFCEDACPVEAVVLKQNYELAMDRRDKFIVHKDDLLVKADQGFGENLYVGGMGF; encoded by the coding sequence ATGACCATCCGCGACGATGCCCGCGCCTTTTGGCGTGAGGCAGGTCCTGCGATTTCAGCCATTTTGTCGGGCATGGGTGCCACCTTCCGGCACTTCTGGGGTCCGGCAGTTACCTATCAGTATCCCGAGCAGAAAAAGCCCGTCGCACTGCGACATCGGGGGCTGCATGTGCTCCAGCGCTATGCCGATGGGCTGGAGCGCTGTGTCGGCTGCCATCTCTGTTCGGCGGCCTGTCCCGCTGATGCCATCTTTGTGGAAGCGGCTGAAAACGACCCGGCGCATCCCGTGAGTCCCGGCGAGCGCTACGCCAAAACCTACGAAATCAACCTGCTCCGTTGCATCTTCTGCGGCTTTTGCGAAGATGCCTGCCCTGTGGAAGCCGTCGTCCTGAAACAGAACTACGAGCTCGCCATGGATCGTCGGGACAAGTTCATTGTCCATAAGGACGATCTGCTGGTGAAGGCGGATCAGGGCTTCGGCGAAAATCTGTACGTCGGGGGGATGGGCTTCTGA
- the nuoH gene encoding NADH-quinone oxidoreductase subunit H — MELALVILVKALLAFLIVMGGAAYMTWFERIVIARIQDRIGPNRVGPRGLLQPLADGVKLMLKEDVVPARADRRIHTLAPVISVACGLAGISMIPFGPPIVWNGYQIPLAVSGLSVGILVILALSSIMVYAVVLSGWSSANKYSLFGALRASAQMISYELAMGLCVVGAVIMAGSMELTTIVEAQRGLWWWYILAFPLLVIFMITALAETNRAPFDLPECESELVAGFHTEYTGMKFAMFFLAEYAAMITISALAITLFLGGYRGPLVDTYPWLGPIYLVLKLTIFMFFFVWVRGTLPRFRYDQLMAFGWKVLLPVTLVYILFLSVIFAIIGPPASPTGQPSRAQSTEVVPHA, encoded by the coding sequence ATGGAACTGGCGCTGGTCATCCTGGTGAAAGCCCTGCTTGCCTTCCTGATTGTCATGGGGGGCGCGGCGTACATGACCTGGTTCGAGCGGATTGTTATCGCCCGGATCCAGGATCGCATCGGCCCGAATCGTGTCGGTCCCCGGGGGCTGCTGCAGCCCCTGGCCGATGGCGTCAAGCTGATGCTCAAAGAGGATGTCGTCCCTGCCAGAGCCGACCGGCGCATCCACACTCTGGCCCCGGTGATCTCCGTCGCCTGCGGGCTGGCGGGCATCAGCATGATTCCCTTCGGACCACCCATTGTCTGGAACGGGTACCAGATCCCGCTGGCGGTTTCTGGCCTGAGCGTGGGGATTCTGGTCATCCTGGCCCTGAGTTCGATCATGGTCTATGCCGTGGTGCTGTCGGGCTGGTCGAGCGCCAACAAGTACAGTCTGTTCGGTGCGCTGCGGGCGAGCGCCCAGATGATTTCGTATGAACTCGCTATGGGACTCTGCGTGGTCGGTGCCGTCATCATGGCAGGCAGCATGGAACTCACGACCATTGTTGAAGCCCAGCGGGGCCTTTGGTGGTGGTACATCCTGGCGTTTCCCCTGCTGGTCATCTTTATGATCACCGCGCTGGCGGAGACGAATCGCGCCCCCTTCGATCTGCCAGAGTGCGAAAGCGAACTGGTAGCCGGTTTCCACACCGAGTACACCGGCATGAAGTTCGCGATGTTCTTCCTCGCCGAGTACGCCGCGATGATCACCATCAGTGCGCTCGCCATCACGCTCTTCCTCGGCGGCTACCGGGGACCCCTGGTCGACACCTATCCGTGGCTGGGTCCCATCTATCTGGTGCTCAAGCTCACGATCTTCATGTTCTTCTTCGTCTGGGTGCGTGGGACTCTTCCCCGGTTCCGCTATGACCAGCTGATGGCTTTCGGCTGGAAAGTTCTCCTTCCTGTGACTCTGGTCTACATCCTTTTCCTGAGTGTCATCTTCGCGATCATTGGTCCCCCCGCCAGCCCGACCGGGCAGCCTTCAAGAGCCCAGTCAACGGAGGTGGTCCCCCATGCCTAG
- the napA_2 gene encoding Nitrate reductase: protein MAPETVNLTIDGQAVNVPKGTLLIDACAQIGTYVPRFCSHPHLVPYAGCRMCLVDVEKMPKLATACSTPVGEGMVVHTATEKVRLAREGVLEFILVSHPLDCPVCDKGGECELQDQTFLYGREDSRVIDVKRFHHHFDLSSTIKLDYNRCILCKRCVRYTEEIADDDRLIFRERGAHTEISTQTDEPFNSRFGGEVIEYCPVGALTDSVFRFRARPWEIKEKPSVCNDCAMGCANTLHVRANNVVRIFSREKADLNGPYICDKGRFSHEYKDHPERVTEPLLRKNGRLEPVSWEEAIAFSAQQLTRISQNPGSHQVAAVLGAERSLEDLGAVQALLAAFDVPHVDHWPPVQTTPAQSQYFLNRLVPFQQVVDSQHLLLWDSHLFDELPMLALRLKQSRMSQVPGVWGAKNAAKVRSVSTVRTLQSRYPFIEEASLTHLAQESLLLALAEEFARKSSPSRDLQAALTQAKEALLRVDLPPADPGQVADLAEWFRADDAVLVIGQSILLQDPRRLELLELVIRLREAGRGKPLGLLLAVPAANSIGCLALGLQPRWDKRGPVGADVRGIQERIATRALRALLLVGGDHGHQWSAEAIEGLEQLECFIAAAHFLDEVTNHAHVVFPLTSQYEESGSYINAEGRLQESVRGMTPPASKVRSITEWSAEIGLRCNQTLAPRREALIAHLSRVPGLKGLHEVTAVVDSWYQPTGNDGIPTIRALVESPRPGCGPQELCLITRRPFYQPGTLLDHSPAVKELITPWAIRMHPSDGRSRNMKVGDTISLSTSAGHLTGPVAFTRGIPQGYIEVDAGHEAGRLATLGRMDQGVLAVRVDKVTSAQPEEVLTH, encoded by the coding sequence ATGGCACCCGAGACGGTGAATCTGACCATCGATGGACAGGCAGTGAATGTCCCCAAAGGGACGCTCCTCATCGATGCCTGTGCGCAAATCGGGACCTACGTTCCCCGCTTCTGCTCGCATCCCCACCTGGTGCCCTACGCTGGCTGCCGGATGTGTCTGGTGGATGTCGAAAAGATGCCGAAACTGGCTACCGCCTGTTCAACACCGGTCGGGGAAGGGATGGTGGTGCATACCGCCACGGAAAAAGTCCGCCTCGCCCGGGAAGGGGTGCTGGAGTTCATCCTGGTCTCGCATCCCCTGGACTGCCCGGTTTGCGACAAGGGAGGCGAGTGCGAACTCCAGGACCAAACCTTCCTGTATGGCCGGGAAGACTCCCGGGTCATCGATGTCAAGCGTTTCCATCATCACTTCGACCTCTCCTCGACCATCAAGCTCGATTACAACCGCTGCATCCTCTGTAAGCGCTGTGTCCGGTACACCGAGGAAATCGCCGATGATGACCGGCTGATCTTCCGCGAGCGCGGGGCACACACCGAGATCAGCACGCAGACTGATGAGCCGTTCAACTCCCGCTTCGGCGGCGAAGTGATCGAGTATTGCCCGGTCGGTGCGCTGACCGATTCCGTGTTCCGTTTCCGGGCGCGTCCATGGGAAATCAAGGAAAAGCCCTCGGTCTGCAACGACTGCGCGATGGGTTGTGCCAACACGCTGCATGTCCGGGCGAACAACGTGGTCCGGATTTTCAGTCGCGAGAAAGCTGACCTCAACGGCCCCTACATTTGCGACAAAGGTCGCTTCTCCCACGAGTACAAGGATCATCCGGAGCGCGTCACCGAACCGCTCCTCCGCAAAAACGGGCGACTCGAGCCAGTCAGCTGGGAAGAGGCGATCGCTTTCAGCGCCCAGCAGCTGACCCGCATCAGCCAGAACCCAGGGTCCCATCAGGTGGCCGCCGTGCTGGGAGCAGAGCGATCGCTGGAAGACCTGGGGGCCGTCCAGGCGCTCCTGGCGGCATTCGATGTCCCGCATGTCGATCACTGGCCGCCAGTGCAGACCACCCCCGCGCAAAGTCAGTACTTTCTAAATCGGCTGGTGCCGTTCCAGCAGGTAGTGGACTCCCAGCATCTGCTCCTTTGGGACAGCCATCTGTTTGATGAACTCCCGATGCTGGCCCTGCGCCTGAAGCAAAGCCGGATGAGCCAGGTGCCAGGTGTCTGGGGCGCGAAAAATGCGGCCAAAGTCCGGTCGGTCTCCACCGTCCGGACGCTGCAGAGTCGCTATCCCTTTATCGAGGAAGCCTCGCTGACTCACCTGGCGCAGGAAAGTCTCCTGCTCGCCCTCGCCGAAGAGTTTGCCCGGAAATCTTCGCCTTCAAGAGATTTGCAGGCGGCACTGACACAGGCTAAAGAAGCTCTTCTCCGGGTGGACTTGCCACCGGCCGATCCGGGGCAAGTCGCCGATCTGGCGGAGTGGTTCCGGGCTGATGATGCCGTGCTGGTGATCGGACAGTCGATCCTGTTGCAGGACCCGCGACGTCTGGAACTGCTGGAGCTGGTGATCCGGCTCCGCGAAGCGGGCCGAGGTAAGCCACTGGGACTCCTGCTGGCGGTGCCTGCAGCCAACAGCATCGGATGTCTGGCGCTCGGGTTGCAGCCGCGATGGGATAAGCGCGGACCGGTCGGTGCCGATGTACGGGGAATCCAGGAGCGGATTGCAACTCGCGCGCTGCGTGCTCTCTTGTTGGTCGGGGGCGACCATGGGCATCAGTGGTCCGCCGAAGCGATTGAAGGACTGGAGCAGCTGGAATGCTTCATTGCGGCTGCCCACTTCCTGGACGAAGTCACCAACCATGCCCATGTGGTCTTCCCGCTCACGAGCCAATATGAGGAAAGTGGAAGCTACATCAACGCGGAGGGTCGCCTGCAGGAGAGCGTCCGAGGGATGACACCACCGGCGTCGAAGGTGCGGTCGATCACTGAGTGGAGCGCGGAAATCGGCCTCCGTTGCAATCAGACGCTAGCTCCGCGACGTGAAGCGCTGATCGCGCACCTGAGTCGGGTTCCGGGGCTCAAGGGACTGCACGAAGTCACTGCGGTCGTGGACAGTTGGTATCAGCCCACCGGTAACGATGGCATCCCGACTATCCGGGCGCTGGTGGAATCACCGCGACCGGGTTGCGGTCCGCAGGAACTCTGCCTGATCACGCGCCGCCCGTTCTACCAGCCCGGTACTCTTCTGGACCACAGCCCGGCGGTGAAGGAACTCATCACCCCCTGGGCGATTCGGATGCATCCATCGGATGGACGCAGTCGAAACATGAAAGTCGGCGACACTATTTCGCTCTCCACCAGTGCTGGCCACCTGACCGGACCGGTAGCGTTCACCCGGGGCATCCCGCAGGGCTACATCGAGGTCGATGCGGGGCATGAAGCTGGTCGCCTGGCGACCCTGGGCCGGATGGACCAGGGCGTTCTGGCTGTGCGGGTCGATAAGGTGACCTCAGCGCAGCCGGAGGAGGTCCTGACCCACTAA
- the nuoF gene encoding NADH-quinone oxidoreductase subunit F — protein sequence MPEPSLAIFEYRDIPGSHTLGVARQYGAYESLRQVLAENDPDQVIEVVKASGLRGRGGAGFPCGLKWSFMPKEDGKPHYLVINADEGEPGTCKDREILSKVPHKMIEGILIGCHAIRANKAFIYIRGEMWKEYHVVVNAVKECYEAGLLGENILNSGWSCDIVVHRGAGAYICGEETALLDSLDGKRGHPRMKPPFPAQAGAFGMPTTINNVETLAAVPAIIRYGAAWYTSFGTEKSPGTKIFSLSGHVNRPGNYEVPLGIPLSTFVNDYGQGMRHGRAFKAVMPGGGSSQWLGPEHWDVPLDYEALRNAGTMLGSGAVMPMDETTCIVEGVWRLAKFFQHESCGKCTPCFEGTWWIERMLRRILIGEGKLEDLDILVAAASNIEGKSFCPFGDAASWPVQSTIKRWREEFEHHILHPGSCLVQGHGAHAYIRQYYPLTPQPWVTAGPALLPQHGTVSALPAGVS from the coding sequence ATGCCTGAGCCGAGCCTCGCCATCTTTGAGTACCGCGACATCCCTGGCAGCCACACTCTCGGTGTCGCCCGGCAATACGGGGCCTACGAGTCCCTGCGGCAGGTGTTGGCGGAGAACGATCCGGATCAGGTCATCGAGGTCGTGAAGGCTTCTGGCCTGCGGGGTCGTGGAGGCGCAGGCTTCCCCTGCGGGCTCAAGTGGTCCTTTATGCCCAAAGAGGACGGCAAACCGCACTATCTGGTGATCAACGCCGATGAAGGGGAGCCGGGCACCTGCAAAGACCGCGAGATCCTGTCAAAGGTCCCGCACAAAATGATCGAGGGCATCCTGATCGGGTGTCACGCGATCCGGGCGAACAAGGCGTTCATCTACATCCGGGGCGAGATGTGGAAGGAATACCACGTCGTGGTGAACGCAGTGAAAGAGTGCTACGAGGCTGGACTGCTGGGGGAGAACATCCTCAACAGCGGCTGGTCCTGCGACATCGTGGTGCATCGCGGCGCGGGAGCCTACATCTGTGGTGAAGAGACCGCGCTTCTTGACTCCCTGGATGGCAAGCGAGGACATCCCCGTATGAAGCCGCCGTTCCCGGCGCAGGCAGGGGCGTTCGGGATGCCGACCACCATCAACAATGTCGAGACCCTGGCGGCGGTCCCGGCCATCATTCGCTACGGCGCTGCCTGGTACACCAGCTTCGGGACTGAGAAGTCCCCTGGCACCAAGATCTTCTCGCTCTCCGGACACGTGAATCGTCCGGGGAACTACGAAGTACCTCTCGGGATCCCGCTCTCGACCTTCGTCAACGATTACGGGCAGGGGATGCGTCATGGACGCGCCTTCAAGGCGGTCATGCCGGGTGGCGGCTCCTCCCAGTGGCTCGGTCCGGAGCACTGGGATGTCCCCCTCGACTACGAGGCGTTGCGAAATGCCGGCACGATGCTCGGCTCCGGTGCAGTGATGCCGATGGATGAGACCACCTGTATCGTTGAGGGGGTCTGGCGACTCGCCAAATTCTTCCAGCATGAATCCTGTGGCAAGTGCACCCCCTGCTTTGAGGGGACCTGGTGGATCGAACGGATGCTTCGGCGGATTCTCATAGGGGAAGGCAAGCTGGAGGATCTCGATATCCTGGTGGCGGCGGCGTCGAACATTGAGGGGAAGAGCTTCTGTCCCTTCGGGGATGCCGCATCCTGGCCGGTGCAGTCGACCATCAAGCGCTGGCGGGAAGAATTCGAACACCACATCCTGCATCCTGGCTCCTGCCTCGTGCAGGGGCATGGAGCCCACGCCTACATCCGACAGTACTATCCCCTGACTCCCCAGCCCTGGGTGACTGCAGGACCAGCGCTGCTACCGCAGCATGGGACTGTGTCTGCCCTGCCGGCAGGCGTGAGTTAA